In Portunus trituberculatus isolate SZX2019 chromosome 28, ASM1759143v1, whole genome shotgun sequence, the genomic stretch ATTTGCAATTTCTTTTCAGTAATGCTTaactaaaaagagagagaggctgaagtaAGGTGAAGAATATATACACCTGTAAGAAAAGGAGGGACAATCACTACCGTCTACAGGGGGAGGGACACAGACTCTGAGACAAACATCCATCCCTCATAACAAACACTGGAGCTgatgccattctctctctctctctctctctctctctctctctctctctctctctctctctctctctctctctctctctctctctctctctctctttatgcaaAACCCGACTCCTTGTTTCCAATACGAAAAATAATCGACAATATTTTTGTTGTGCAGAATTTTGGTCATTATTTCTTGTCACACTAAGTATTTCGGAAAGCTTTATCCCATAGTGAGAGTtgtcgaagtagtagtagtagtagtagtagtagtagtagtagtagtagtagtagtagtagtagtagtagtagtagcgaggCGGTAGTATAGTGgctaaggtggtgagcgtgggatcgggcagaagtccatgcgtaggttggaattccaccatgtacagcctccccggccgggtggagatatttggttgtgtctcctatcacgtgtagcccctgttcacctagcagtgagtaggtaggagatgtaaatcgaggagttgtgaccttgttgtcccggtgtgtgatgtgtgcctggtctcaggcctattcgaagatcggaaataatgagctctgagctcgttccgtagggtaacatctggctgtctcgtcagagactgcagcagaccatacagtgaaacacacacacacacacacacacacacacacacacacacacacgcgcgcacgcacacacacacacacacacacacacacacacacacacacacacacacacacacacacacacacacacacacacacacacacacacacacacacattaaagagaaatgaaaatgttaaatgagatgtgatgtatttatttttttcataattgcgCCCATTGGTTCAGACAAGCTACACAAGCAGTGTCCTCATCAGCTGTAAGAGAACCCTCGTTTCCTACAGAACGGATGGCTCGTGCTGCAGCCGCAGCCGCCAGCCGCCTTAATAAAGGAAATCTTGGGCTCCAGATTATCATCAACACTTCTAGCCGTAGTAAGCGCTGCCTCCGCCGGAACTAAAGCCGCTGAAACCCCCTCTGAAGTGACTTCCGCGACCACCAAAGGAAAGGTAGCCGGGCTCAGGATCGGCGTCAGCGCTCCTCTTACCAATATAGTGGCCATATCCGCCACTGCGGAAACCGCCTACAAGGGAGAGACCGCCACTGTAACCGCCATGGTTAATGAAGCCAGGCTCAGGATCGGCGTCAGCGCTCCTCTTGCCAATATAGTGGCCATGTCCGCCACTGTGGAAACCGCCTCCACGGGAGAAGCCGACACTGTAGCCGCCATGGTGAAAGTAGCCGGGCTCGGGATCGGCGTCAGCGCTCCTCTTGCCACGGTAGTAACCATAATGTCCGCCACTGTGGAAACCGCCTCCACGGGAGAAGCCGCCGCCACGTCCGCCACCAAAGAGGTAGCCGGGCTCAGCCTCCGGCTCTGGCTCAGCGCTGGACAGCGCGAACAGGACGGCCACGATGGCGCCAACGATGACCTGCGGCAGGAAGGTTACCATATCATGGCTGTGCAGAGTAACTTTACAGAAGCACACGCATATAGTAAAGGTAGGAATTAACTGTTGTACACCAGTTTGTTGGCACAAGGCAGTGACTGCAGAGGGTTTAGATATAAAGTGCAGGTGTAAATGTTTCAGTGCCAGAGTGCTTAGAATTTTACTGGTGGTATTGCATTGCATGTCTTCTGAGTATATGTTGCCATTCTGGGTGTAACTGTGACTGTACACGTGATGTTTTACAAGTAGTACAATGAGCGTGTAGGAAAGACTTGCCTTGCTGTTCATGTTGAGGTGCACAACTGCAAGTGATGCCTGTCACAGCCTGCCGCCTTGTTATATAGCCAGGCGGGCAATGCGTCACCTTCAGCACCACTAGCCTGGCGGGAAGGGGTGACGGAAGGCAGCCGCTATCCAGTAATTGatattctttcattttgcttttttcttttcttttgccagTGTAGAAGTGAAGGTTGAATATCATGGTCACATGACACAGCGAAAACTGCTTTGGAACGCGCAACTCTCAAGATCACCATGGGACGGGAATATATATAATGCTACTGTCGCCGCCACTGGCACTTCCCGCTGCACACCTCGCCATGAACACCCAGGTGAGCTgctcgcgcacgcacacacacacacacacacacacacacacacacacacacacacacacacacacacacacacacacacacacacacgcatacacacactttaagagagagagagagagagagagagagagagagagagagagatggggagtggCGGAGAGAAGTGGGAGGGCATTTTGCGTGTGTTTCTGTATAGTTACTCTGCACAGCCATGATATGGTAATCTTCCTGCCGCAGGTCATCGTTGGCGCCATCGTGGCCGTCCTGTTCGCGCTGGCCGGTGCTGAGCCAGAGCCGGAGGCTGAGCCCGGCTACCTCTTTGGTGGCGGACGTGGCGGCGGCTTCTTCCGTGGAGGCGGTTTCCACAGTGGCGGACATTATGGTTACTACCGTGGCAAGAGGAGCGCTGACGCCGATCCCGAGCCCGGCTTCCTTCACCATGGCGGTTACAGTGGCGGATTCTCCAGTGGAAACGGTTTCAGCAGTGGCGGACATAGTCACTACCTTGGCAAGAGGAGCGCTGACGCCGATCCCGAGCCTGGCTTCATTTACCATGGCGGTCACAGTGGCGGTTTCTCCCGTGGAAGCGGTTTCCGCAGTGGCGGATATGGCCACTATATTGGCAAGAGGAGCGCTGACGCCGATCCTGAGCCCGGCTACCGTTCCTTTGGCGGTCGCGGAGGTCACTTCAGAGGGCGTTTCAGCGGCTTTAGTTCCGGTGGAGGCAGCGCTTACTACGGCTAGAAGTGTTGATGCTGATCTAGGGCCCACGATTTCCTTTACTACGGCGGCAGGCGGCTGCAGCTGCAGCACGAGCCATCCGTTCTGTAGGAAGCGAGGGTTCTCTTACAGCTGATGAGGACACTGCTTGTGTACCCTGTCTGAACCAAAGGGTGCAAATACCTAAAATATATGATACGTAAAACACTTTTCTCTGTTTTGAAATCCCATAAAAGACAATAAGTCACTGAATATAAAAGGAACTGTTCCTTTGTCATATTTCCGTTCTAGCtttaataatgtaaagaaagatggaaaaaacatACTTTGAGAAAACTCACAGAGGATAAATTGTGTTTCAGTATCGAGTTTTGGCGGTGAAGTAATCATTACATGCAGAATGGCAGCAGTGGGCGAGGAAGGGACGggtgtggcagtggcagtgtatTGTGTTGGAGCAGGTGGTTAAGGCGTCAGTGTGCAGCATAGAGAGGACCTGTGTGCTGCCACTGTGTAATACTAAAAGAGAATATGGAGACGCGTGGCTGCAAGTTTCCTAGATTTAACGATGAATTTCTGGAGTTTTGATGATCGAGCTTTGTGGTGGATGTCAATGCATTTGGTAATAAGAATCGTAATACAAAACGTATGTAGCGATGATTGCTACAAGCGTTCTGGTCcagcaaaggaaagagagaagtaaagacGATGATTGCTCAGAGTGATCTGCTTTATTGCAAGTTTGTTTACAAGTTTACAATTTTATTGAGAAAAGAGGGGGAGATACAAAACAAGGGGTGATACAGTACAagatacaaaaatagaaatacagaaataaagaaaaaggagttaAGTTGCTGGGCGGTCCAGCCTGctactttacaaaaaaaaaaaaaaaaggacatataaaaagaaaagaaatacataaatacaagtCATCACGTctatttgcttccttcactaCACTGCACTATTTTTTGGGTGTTATTTCTCGTCGGATACAGGTAGATGCTTGTGTATACTTCGTCGTATCCTACGATCGTCCCGATTAAATTTTGGTCTTCGTGGCTGTAGTATCCTTTAACGGTTTCGTCACATACTCGCCCAGAATTGATTGCTTGGCGCAGTTTCGTGATGCCTGATGACTCGCGGAGGGAAGCGGACGGTTTGATTCTGAGCGTGGGAGCAACTTTCACCTTCtgttgcctcttcttcctcttggtgACCCAACCCTCATCTTCCGCCTGGTCGTTTGGTTCCGCAGGTGGTCGTCGCTCGCTATGTTGACTTCTGttgtcctcctcgtcgtcgGAACTTGTTCCGTCAACATCGCTGAGACTGCTGCTGGAAGTTGATGATGCTGCGTCAGACTCGTGGGCCCTGCGTAGATCTTCTTGGCGGGGTTTGGCTGGTTTGGTGGCCGGGGGAGGAGATGCGTCGTCCTCACTCGTGTTTCGCTCGACATCtacctcctcgttttcctcgtcAACGTCGTCTTTTTGCTCCTCCTGTTCTCCGTCTTCGTCGTTGGTCTCGTCGCTTTTTTCCTTGGTCGGACCCTGCCCCCTTCTCCGTTGGAGGTTCGATGTGGTGGAGGTTAGGAGCAGCCACGGTTGTTTCCGTCTGGTACTCAGCTCGCGGGTGGCCTCGGCTAGACAGCCTTTGTGTTGGTGCGGGTAGTAGAAGACAAGGCGCTGAGAGGGATGTAAACGGCGAGCAGGCCATTGTGCTGCAGGATGAGTGGAATCAGCTCCTGAAGCCGGCGATAGTTCGCCCCTGCTAAAGCCTTTGTCGTGTATATACAGGCATATATTTTTGCctgcacatcctcctcctcttgttgcttCCGTGGTGTGCGGTGGCTACTCGTGATGGGGGCAGATGTTGAGCTGGCTGGCGCCACGTCCCTCGCCTCCGGTGCCTTAACTCCTTCCGGATGGTGAGAAGGACTTGGTCTTCTTCTCTGGGAGGACGACTCTTAAGAGGCCGGGTGAGACCAGATGCGTGACAGAAAAAATCTGTTCCCGTGTGTAGGTCCTGGATGAACCCGTAGCCTGCGTTTACATTGTACCATTTGACTGGTGGGCTTCGTAGCCGCGTTTGCCGCCGCTGGGGACGTGAACCCCGAGCTTCTGGCGGTGACGCGGCGTGAGGGCGGCCACGTGGGGAGCTCCGGCTCGAGGGTGTTGCTCTCActggacgacgacgaggagagaCTGACGGCGTCGCTAATACGAAGGCTGCGAAGAGGCTCGGCCAGCCAGCAGAGGTCTGCGATGCGACGCTGAAGCTTTCACTAGACGGCGGCGTTTGCCGGGCCGCTGAGGCGAAATCCCTCAGTGCCAGTAGCAAAGACGGCGGAACGTGTAAGCGGGACGGCAGTGAAGGCAGCAGTAGGTAGCAGTAGCGGCAGCAGCGGAGCAGAGGGCCGGTGGCGGCGGAGCCGAGGGAcggtggcggcggtgttggTAGAATGATGGGGGGAGGGTTAATGAAGGCGTCTTTCAAAGCTAGAGTCCCTCCATGATGGTTCAAGAGGCTCATTGTCGCTGTGGAGTCAGGCCTTTTGGATCGTCAGCGCCTCTCCTCGGCTGTCCtcctgtgctgtggtgtggtttgctgtgctgtgctgtgctgtgctgtgctgtgctgtgctgtattTTGGATGGCGTTGAGTGACTAGCGGGCGTCTCCATGGCTCGGCCACCACACGTACGTACCATTATGACAGATGTATGAATGTGAATATCTTTTTTGAGAACATATTATATAAGTGAACTCATTTGCAATTTCTTTCGACGAACGCTTcactagtaagaaaaaaaggcttaaataaggagagaaaaatataaatttccaagaaaaggaaggagaatcaCCGCCCACTACTGGGGCAGGGACACAGACTCTGACAGGCGCATCCATCCCTCATAACAAACACTGGAGCTgatgccattctctctctctctctctctctctctctctctctctctctctctctctctctctctctctctctctctctccctctctctcttccgtatcAAATTTTACGAAGACAATACTATTTCTGTGCtcagtttattttcttgttagcaTCTACAGGTCGGCATCTAAGGTCACGGAGCAGTTTATTTTACTTGCCGTAACCAAACCCTCTTCCGAAGCCACCGAAGCCTCCATGGAAGCCTCCAAAACCGCCGCGGAAGCCTGGCTCAGCCTCGGCGCTCCTCTTGCCCCGGTATCCTCCATAGCCGCCGAAGCCGCCGCCAAAGCCACCACCGAAGCCGCCATGGCCGAGGCCGCCAAGGAAGCCTGGCTCAGGGACAGCCTCGGCGCTCCTCTTGCCGCGGTATCCTCCGAAGCCGCCGAAGCCGCCGCCAAAGCCACCACCGAAGCCACCATGGCCGAAGCCGCCACGGAAGCCTGGCTCAGGGTCAGCCTCGGCGTTCCTCTTGCCGCGGTATCCTCCGTAGCCGCCGAAGCCGCCGAAGCCACCATGACCAAAACCACCGTGGCCAAAGCCAC encodes the following:
- the LOC123510169 gene encoding ctenidin-3-like; its protein translation is MTLRVLVAALVAVLVSVASAMPQPEAEPGFRGGFSHGGFGGGFGGGFGGYGGYRGKRSAEAEPEPGFRGGFGHGGFGHGGFGGFGGYGGYRGKRNAEADPEPGFRGGFGHGGFGGGFGGGFGGFGGYRGKRSAEAVPEPGFLGGLGHGGFGGGFGGGFGGYGGYRGKRSAEAEPGFRGGFGGFHGGFGGFGRGFGYGK
- the LOC123510173 gene encoding uncharacterized protein LOC123510173; the protein is MSATVETASTGEADTVAAMVKVAGLGIGVSAPLATVVTIMSATVETASTGEAAATSATKEVAGLSLRLWLSAGQREQDGHDGANDDLRQEGYHIMAVQSNFTEAHAYSKGRN